Below is a genomic region from Henckelia pumila isolate YLH828 chromosome 3, ASM3356847v2, whole genome shotgun sequence.
CTAGctcatattaaaattattaattaatctaatGAAACTAACCAAACGATACATTTGTACATACAATATTTTGGTTAGTCTATGGTTAATATCTCTAGTACATATATAGGAGTGTCATCGATTGCGCATTCGAGCACCCCAAGACATGTTGTTTCCTGTCGAACCCTTGTTGATGTTTCTTCTCTTCAGCTCATCTAATTGACTCTGCCACCTCTTTTTCCACTCCCCTGCTTCCTCCATTCCCTGTTTATAAGAATATATAAAACTGTAAATTCATGGACTTGGCCGTAACTGGGATTGTATTTAGAATTTTGAAAGATTTCATATCCATGTGAAACATTTAACTAGCAAAATCTCAAGTTAGTCAAACACATACATAATAATGAGTTTGAACTCTAATATAAATTACGAACTAATTGAGTCTTAACTCATCTCGAAAAGTTAGCTAGCGAAGTCGAAGAACATAGTTCAAATctgtatttttatatacatatcgAACATGATTACCTACCTGGTCATGCTGGTACGATTTTGCAGTCGAAAAACCACCAAATTTGAACCCCTTAGCCAAGTCTTGATCGTAAGAAGCTCTGGTGTTTGGATTCGAAAGGGTTTCGTAGGCTTGTTGCACCATGATAAACCTCCGCGTATGCTCATCCACTCTGTCCGCAGGGGAAACGTCCGGATGATATTTTCTCGCCATTGTTTTGTACGCTTTCTTGATTTCCGAAACCGTACCCTTCTCTGTGACCCCCAGCAATTCGTACAGCGTCTCCGAGCTGGTTTGAACGGGCGTGTAGAAGGCCCGGATTCCGATCTTGGGTCGGGCTCTGCCGGGCCCGGATGAGAATCTGATCGAAATGGGCGATTTTGAGTAGTGATAAAAGGAGGAAATGGGCTGTGTTACTGCTAACTGTCTGCTTGAAACAACGCTGATGTTCATAATTTGGCTGATGTGTTTCTTTCCTTCTTATCCAATATTGGGCATttgtttattatatttatatatatatatatatagggaaAAAGAGTGGATGCATGACATGGCAAAACCGCTAGAATGGATAAGTTCGAAAGATAGGGATCAGAATCCCCTACTGtactgtagagggtgttgtggAGGTTCACACGTCCTTTTCCTTCTTCTTTTTtcgtttgtttccttttttattttttttacaagtttttgtatttttatttttcttctatttttttttaaaccaacAAAATTGGCttttttattttctaactcatccaatttttcttttcaaaaatttttttatcctttttttaaaaaaaaacaattttccctcAATTTCTACATGTTCAATTCATCtatttttttcccttttcaattgaaatttttaaaatttaattttttttaatattttaattgtgAAAGATTAGTTATAAGTagcaaataatatttattaaaaattaaataataaatttatttatgaaattgtaTTTTTATCCGCCTATTAAAATGACCAAGATCCCGAACTCAACATATTTTGGGAGATGAATATTTGGGACCGTGAACATTCGGGATCCCTCGAGCAGGGAGAGAAAAttccgattttttttttcattttcaagatttcgttcaaaaaacacaaaaaaaaagtgattatttatttttttaaaaaaatactatttataaatataaaataaatattcgacttaaaacatataatactAAAATATTCATGATAATgcttcaagttttttttttaaaagaataacATCATACGGTGTATCGTAtaattattatgtgaattaagttgacaattaattgttatatgagttgaaacacaataatatttagttcaatctattaataaaattattaataaaatatattataatattatttgagGACGGGTCGAGAATTCCGTCGGGATAAGGTTTTAATCCCGATCCTTCTCCCAATATTAATCAAAACGGAAAAATCGCAAAAACTCGATTCGAGAAAATGTTGTGTTGGGATTTTTTCGGGACAAGAATGAGATGCGATTCAGGAAGGATCGGAATTTCGAGAATGTTTGCCGCCCCTACAATTTTtgtaaaaagaaataaaattggataaattagaaaataataaaagccaattttttaaaaaaataaaaaaaagaaaaaagaagaaaaaagaaaCCTGTTGAGtaagcataaaaaaaaataaaaaacttgaaagaaagaaaaaacaaGCAAAaccaaaaggaaaaaaaaaaaaaagaaaaggaaaggaCGTGTGCTGTGGAGGAACGATTTCCTCCACAACACCCCCTACCGTGGGATCCCCCACAGTAGGGGATCCTAATCCGAAAGAAAGATGTACTTCACCGTTTCTTTATcttaatctttaaaaaaaacactttgcTTTATCTTATTAACTATTGATACAGGTGTACTTACTGTGGGCCGTACCATCCATACACCACACATCTTTTGTCAcatgatatgatgatgatttCGGAAAAATTCACCAAGCATCTTCTCACAATATGGTAAGAGTGAAGACTCAAATAACATAATGATATTGGATTCAAATCTTAATAATTAAGGTTAGGTGTTTGATTGATTGGATTAGATTGGGTTTGGATAAATCAGTTGTCGTACCTGATTGTATCACCAAAACAAACAATAAGAATAATTACGAAGCCCAAGATACACTCGAGGATGTGTGCTCGAGTTGGTAGAACACTTTCTTTGACGACGTTGTTTGTACAGAGTAAAGATAGACACAAATCATGTTTTATCAGGTTCGAGTAGTTTTAGGTCCCGTTTGGTACAGAGATGAGATAATTGAATGATTAATAACTTAATTGATTGGAGGTTGATAGGAAAAGATGTGTAATATTTGTGGTAAATAATATCACGTGTGGTATGATTTTTAAAAGTGGGAtaagttaattattataaatttttgacCAAAATACCCTTCAATCTAATCTAAATCCAACATATTGTCCTCCCCAACTTTCGTCGTTTCTCCTCTACTTTCTACACCGTCTGGTGAGTAATTTTTTCTTCTCCAACTTTCGTTTATTTTGTAACCCTTTTCGTcgatattttgttttttttttcgattttgaGAATAAATCACAGGTTAAATCTGAACATGTCATACAGGATTCACCTAGAAATCCGAATGAAACACTGAGGATTGCTTTAAATTCCACTAGAAATTCACTTGTATGAAGTCCagttattgttttgaattgatcgcAACTCAGATTCACGATAATGAAGATCAAAGGAAGCAAATTCGGTGGAGGAACTCGGTCGAAATTAGGGTTTCCGTGTGTTGGGGATCGATaacgtgtgtagagggggggtgaatacacaataaTGGTAGTCTTTAAAATCTAACGCAATATGGttgagtaaatgttagttcactcgACCGGTTTTCTTTTAGCCTGCTAGAGATATAAGAGCAACTAAGATTAGTGCGGAAATAGCTCTCAATATGCTAGATGATATCCATGGAATGATGCAATGCAATAACGTAAGTAGACACAGATATGTTtcttggatgttcggagctcaatctcctacgtcactccttcttccacctcggaaggattcactagaagactttggttattacaacatcttgcaatacacccgatccaagttaggacttatccaatgcctaatatggaactcctagattcatagtgataagatttaaagctcttatcaaacttttcttcaGATGGTGATGATGATTGTCTTAGTCTCTCGAGGACTTAAGacttctcaaatccttgtatcaGGTAGCGTTCTTCAAACGATATCTGGATTTGAGCAACCCTGGAAAAGATCTCTTCGAAGGTCGGATAAGGCTGTTTAAGCTAAGGGTTTTCTCTTTGAGCGGTTGAGTATTCAAGATAGGTTCGAGAGCTCAGATAGACAGATTCTCAATAAGCATTATTGTGTCGTGTTTTCTATCTAGAAAGGCTTTGATATATATAGCCTTTGTTTTCAACGTCTTTCTTCTTTGTCCAACGGTAAGATTTTCCTACTGATAAAGTTTTCTGAATATTTCGTACTGGGGGCGCctttaattgtctattcaatgtgtctcTCACATTGAATGCTGATGGGCATGTTTGTATTGCATATTTTAGTATCATTTTATTGTCGTTtgtgcatgcattcatttgtttaattaagttttgtGTATATTTCATACATCGTGTCTACATAACATGCTCCCGGTTTTATTGTGTAGCATGTAATGAATTTGCCAGAAAATATGCATATGAAGAATTGACAGATGCTAGAAGTGAAAAGAGAATAACAAGAGATCTGTTATGGTGCAAAAGAAGTGAAGAAGAGAAGCAAATAAAGAAGATGGAAAAGTATAGCGGTTCGTTAGAGCTGTTAATGAACAGCTCTACCGAACAGCTCTAACGAAGCGCCCTTGAAGGAGTGCTATCGCTCTAACGAAGGGCTCTAACTGTATACAAGAGAGAAGATttgaagcgctatcgcgcttgtgGGGAGAGCTACTGCGCTTtgatgaagaagaaggatgatgCGCTGTTGAGAGTTGAGGCTGCGCGATAGCACATCAGGATTGCCCATCTGCGCTGCTGTGATGCGCAAAGGAAATTGGAGAAGAAAAGTGTCACGCTCGATCCGTccagttcacccgatcgagcgcgcctatGAAAAATCGGGACAGTAAGTTGGCATACTTTCTCGCGCTCGATCCGTCCAGTTCACCCGATCAAGCGCACTGATCGTGCAGagaaaaaattagaattttgaaattttaaaactattattttgcgggctttatttcgtgggctttcAAGACCATATAAATAAGATCTTTAAAAGTAAAAGGGGGGATCATCAGATTGAAGGGAACGCAGAGGACGGCTACAAGCACAGAAAAaacatctggcggctaggttttatctttcttgttcttagattttaattcttctagtttttatttttggttgaggaagacgaacccttgaatttatttatcttgtgagattcagattttcattgtttgatttttatcgagtatcaagagttgttctggtttatttcatgcttgtgtgtttgattattagattgatcacctgataattctttcgaaCAATCtacagctaaattagaattcaaatccttaatttttgaatcatctgatttgtgaagcaactatgattaatattttctgttgttgaatttgttaaatcgtaggaacaaaaATTGACTAgactaaatacaaccgctggtgtttgtgttgtctagcttcattagttttactcatttgaatgctaccgtgagtttaaatctagattggtgttatcgggttaatttattggtaagggttaacttagaacgctggtgtctagttaactaaattaagttgaaacaggaattaaatttccaatgatgaatattcgatgtgaattaattatttttagggaatcaatgatcgagtgaatgatttcaagggtgtagtcgaccgataccaagtctcgttaatttattgatcttccttattttaattcttgcatagtagatTTTTAAAGttcaaaatccccttttatttattttcagtatttttaagaacacaaataaatttcactttcctcgtggaaacgatccctactctcgctactacatgtttatttagttaatctgagttgggttaatttgggcgtgatacgactaagcgctaccaaattttggcgccgttgtcggtgAAGgcgtttattttatttgtgtttttgtttttatttatttattttttcaccgtttttttttttatttttgcaagaatttttgtggtgtaatactttgagatgtcaaattgacaagtattcacaagttttatccagcaacacggagagccattctacgcaggatggaagagattcaaagatttagtaaccatcttccggtatcatgatttttctaactattctcttCTTACATATTTTattgatggtttggatgcagtgacaagaagatgggtaatttatggagctttcacaatcggtatttcaatattttgccaagatgatgataccatgagacGCCTATTGGATGATATGGCCGAGTTTGACTATTACTGGTATTCGCAATCTCAATACccagattttacagaccaaccattcgagcttcaaaaggaggagggaagttgttcgcaGTTGATCCTACATCCGCTGGAAGAtatcatgagcaagcttgtggcatcgactgtgaAAACTGTAGAAGATTTGAAAAAGTCTAGATGCGACCTTGTGGAGAAAatagagaatatcaagagatcaatcgTTCATGAACACCGAGAACaggaagtgaagcaagatactcaagcagtgaccaacccgatttggttcgatgatgatgcctcaaagaaccaggattgggagtgcgaatcaaatcatgctgaagatttagaggcgtttgagtcttctcttcttattgaacctCAGTCGGAAGATGTTCTAGAAGAAATACCgtatgatggaaatatgttaTCACTTGAGTTTGAGGATGATGGAGTTCAAGAGTTTATCGATATGAGgtcatcgatagtattatccTACACATATCCCCAAGACCTTTCTTGTTCATCAGTACCAGTTTCAAAAGCTTTTGGTTTTCGAGAGCCCGcagagatgttctcttcccatgtttaccagccgCTATGGAGTGTTGATGCGGTGACGAGCTTTAACTGTTTATATCTAGCTAAGCTTGAGGGCTTATGGaaccaagacccatttgtggtgtcatatgacacttattttgggcgtcagccgctctttgagcagtgcttctgagagtcaagccgataactgaaaatcaagcgctggctgggaggcaacccagtgtttttttcctttatttcatttttttttgttttgttttgttttgttttgtttttgttttattttctttgttttcaggAGCCTAGCCGCCCCATCTGCCGTCCAATTTTCAATAAGAGTCTTCCATTATTCAGCCTGAGGCCAAAGAGGACGACAACGTCAACacttgaaccaggggagttctgttttaattttgcatctcgttatcattttgttatttgtgttgtgagttgtgtgttgtgtttttagtgctagagcattgagggcaatgctttagataagtgtGGGGGTGGTGCATTCAGTATTTGTTATTTTgtcttgcatttgtttttgtttcgtatttgcatatagttcgtaaatTGTTTCATGTGTGTTTTGTGTGCATAAGTAAAGGATGATTTCTAGCCTTTCTAGCCTATGAAgatgaatttgaaaatattttgaaattttttttaaaaaaaattgtactcttgattggacatgagaaaccataggttgattgttgaatattcttaagcacgcatgtttaaccagtgaagtgtagtgatgtattagattttgtggatggttgttggaccattgcacgacaataggtgtttgtggaactttatagtgcttgaatcttgatgatttttttttttgatatggcatacactttcttgggcgcaccttaaaattttttgttttatgaaaaaGAAAATCAGTTTTTTGGAAACacattaactccatccgggttgcgagcaagatgtttgaaatactattcatcttgtttgtggctaagtatgcggattacatggggtttttctttaaaaaaaaaataacaattccatccgggcgtgaaatgtgaatgaaattctattcactatttcatagctaagtttgcggacctaatgggattgtagttccatccgggctatagacgaggggattgaaatacgaatcctatctagttatagctaagtctgcgggtaattattaGGACTTTTAaaaaatgtcgggtgcaaaatccgacggtgcgtaattattctcaaggaagttatgttgtgttgaaggattattgggaggagagttcttgatggtgaggcttgcactgaattgttataggtcagcgaacagtcttgaagctttgttcttttgaagttgcatgtaactggggtaacatgacacacacacgttcgcattcgactgcaggtgtatcattgatgattgagggTAACTATAAACTTGTTTTAGATGAAATTTGTTTTTTCTGAGGCTATGCTATGCGTGAttcgtccttgcttatgtgtttgttctgtttcattttgtttttgcataacttgctcgagggccatcaaggattaagtgtgggggtatttgatgggcatgtttgtgttgcatattttagtatcattttattgtcgtttgtgcatgcattcatttgtttaattaagtttttgtgTATATTTCATCATGTAATGAATTTTCCAGAAAATATGCATGTGAAGAATTGACAGATGCTAGAAGTGAAAAGAGAATAACAAGAACGAACAGTTCTACCAAACAGCTCTAACGAAACGCCCTTGAAGGAGTGCTATCGCTCTAACGAAGGGCTCTAACTGTACAAAAGAGAGAAGATTTGAAGCGCTATCGCACTTGTGGGGAGAGCTACTGCGCATtgatgaagaagaaggatgatgCGCTGTTGAGAGTTGAGgctgcgcgatagcgcatcAGGATTGCCCATCTGCGCTGCTGTGATGCGCAAAGGAAATTGGAGAAGAAAAGTGTCGTGCTCGATCCGTCCAGTTCACCCAATCGAGCGCGCCTATGAAAAATTGGGACAGTAAGTTGGCATACTTTCTCGCGCTCGATCCGTccagttcacccgatcgagcgcgctGATCGTGCAGAGAAAAAATTAGAATTTCGAAGGCTTTCTCACTTTATCAGATGAatccttaaatgcttcgtcctttTATTTTTCAGTTGTCTTGTCACTTTCTGAGATCTGGGAAACTGTAATTTCGAAATGTAGCGTGTAGCTTTTTGTATTTGAAGTTCGGTAGATATCTCAATCGGTAGGTATGTCTGTGTTCCGTTTGACATACAACTGTTTTGCATTATTCGTTGGTTGACAAGCTTTAGCTGACgtcggtagatatgtctttgttTGGTTGACGTACAACTGCTTTGCATGCTTTGGCTGACgtcggtagatatgtctttgttcGGTTGACGTACAACTGCTTTGCATGCTTTGGCTGACgtcggtagatatgtctttgttcGGTTGACGTAGCTGCTTATACAAATAAATGGCGGCCGACTAAACAACaaagtattgttttgttatcaccaaaagtcaggattcaacaatttccccctttttggtgatgacaaaacctagGCCCCAAAAATCATTTAAAGAAGATATTAGACGAAATGAATTCATTGCGAAGATGAATTGCATTAAACAATTAATGTTACAAGCAATCATTGATAAGTAGCAGTGAAAACCTATTACACCTACATTGCGTTAAGTAAATAAAATATACATAAAATGTACATTACTTCCTTTGCATTCTCTGTGGAGAGGTGTCAACTAATTTTCTGGATACTTTCccctttttgacatcaccacAGGTGAGATGAGAGATGATCTCTCCTAGTTGAGCACCGACAGTGGTTTGAAAAGTGTCAATACAGGATTCGATATGAGCGGTTAAGTCAGCCTGAAGAATTGAGATTTGCATTGAAGTATGCTCATTCGTGCGACGAACAATTTGAGAGACCTGTTCGGCAATAGTACCCATAGCTCGAAGATTGCGTTCTTTGTAGTTTTTCAGCTCAGTGACGCATCTTCCGAGTTCAAAAGACAAACTGTTAAGACGAGACATAATCGCTGATCTTGTGTTGTCAATGCTAGCATCTTGTCCTTGTATGCGATTGCTGAGTCGTTGTGTGGTCACGCGAAGATCTTCTACGATGCGTTCCAAAGCATAATTCGCTGGTTCGGAGTCAGGAACTAAATTTGAAGCAAGTgtggcagtttgatcttttggaGGTGAGACTTTGGTGGTCTCGATCGATGAACAGACATCGATTTCAATCACCTGATCTGTTTGGTGAATTGGACTGGAGGGCTGCAAGCCGTCAGTCGTCGGTTGAGGCGAGTCTTCAGAATGGATCTCTAGAAGAGGAGATGTTGGTTGTTCATCATCAAAAATTGATTGCATAACATCTGAGACTGATGTGAGTGGGATCTCAGGAAGATTTTCACCATCAACTGTTGTGATTGGGTCAATCAGTTGAGGGTCTGTGATGAGATCAGCACTTGATGTAGGTTCAGCGGCTGATGAGGAAGCAAACGTAAAGTATGCTAAGGGACATTCGTCTTGTGCCGCAATAAATTCCTGTTCCTCTGCTGAGAATACAAAGTCAGATGCTTCCGAGTTATCATGAGAATCTAGAAAAGGGATCATGGCCTGAACTTCGTTGTTATACGCCTGTATGTATTCATCGTCCGGTAGTGGGATGGAATATTTGAGacgatattctcttaaaaaggtGTCAGTGACATCAACTGACTGCTTAAGACGTAAGATGACTTCAGTGTTATCTTTGGCAGTTTTGTTCATCGGCTGATAGTGCTCTTCTCTTTTGGCAAGAATATATCGGGCGAGACTATCATGGAGCTGAACGTCCACCAACTTATATCTGCCGAGTGCTGTTTCAAGACTTGATGTGGCAGTGAGAATGAACATCTTGTCTTCTAATTTGGAAAGGTATTCCAGTTTATTCTCAAGAAAGATCTTAGAATATGAAGCATTCAGACGATAGTGCACCCATTCATCAAATTCCTGTAGTTTGAACCACACAGCCCGGAGAATGCtaaaaataatgataagaaCCTCCATTTTTCCTATGGATTGGGCTTTTTGAAATGGGATGAGAGGTGCTTTTCCTTTGCCCTGAGGGTCGGTTGAAGTTGTGGTCAGTACAGAGAACGAGGGTTCCTGGATAGTGATTCCTTTTGGTGGAGGAATCTGGGTCTTCACAACCAACTCTTGTGTTCTCAAGATTTGCTGACTGATGACGGCAGCAATATCAACTTATGAAGTCGGTGAGGGCAGAGAAATGGGTAATGTGGTAACAATGGTGCTGTAAATTGGTTCGGAAGTTATTTGGGGAATTTGGATTGGGTGAGTAGGTAGTGTTTCGGATGTTGAGACTTCAGTGGTTGCTGTGGTCAGTTGAGACGTAGGGGTGTGAACTATAGATAGCAACTTGATCCTCTTTGGTTTCGGGTGAGATGGCTTGGGAGCCATTTTTGCTTTTTGGGATGGAGAGGGGTGAGCGAATACTTGAACTAAGGGAGCATTGTCACTAACCTCATCCTCCAGATCAGAGTCCACTTGAACAGGTTGTCTGATCGGTCAAGTACGCTTGACTTGGGGAGCTGCAGTGATTTTGGCAGTTTGTTGATCTGCCCCAATTTCTCGTTTGATAGTCCTGAGCTGGTCAGAAGTCACCTGATTCTTGTTTAAGAACAGAGGGATTGTGACTGCATTTAACCATTTGGCTGCATGAAGGACTTCATAGTCTGAGGAGTCAACGTTTAGGGCTGCAAGTAGATAACATATCTGTAGTGCAAAACCTTCCGATTGTCATTTGCCTCTaatcatttcacataaagtagAGTAAAGAATTGAAGACCAGTTAAAGTTCAACTGGGAGGCAATGGAGGCCATGTACTGAAGCTTTTCAATAGTGATCTTGTCATAGGAACCAGCCTTGGCTAAAAGAGTTTTTGCGACTATGTTAGCCAATAGTCTGTATGCTGGCTTCAAGCTTTGTTTGAGGTCATTGACCTTAATGGGTGAGCCATCAAGTGTGAATTGAGCTGCCCAGTGGGTTGCATTACCGTCAGGTAAGTCTGCGCATTTCATCAAACCGGTTGTGGGCAAGTTAAAAGTATCGCCAAAGAAACGTTGATTGAACTCGATCTTCTGTCCTCTGATGATACATATGATGCTTCCATGATGTATTTGGACGGATTCAAAGAATTCCTTGACCAGATCATAGTTGACCGTTGATCCAAAGCTAAGAAATTTGCAAAGTCCTGAAGCTTCAATCATGTTGAACATGGCTGAAATTTTCGCATTTTGGATGGAATGGATTTCATCGAAATTAATAGCCAGACAAGTCTTTTGGATAGACATCCTTGAGTTTTTCTGCAAACAAGATATTTGATCAATAGTTTGTGAAGAATGCAGATGCAAAAAGTGAATATGAGTTCGATTTGCAAGACAAGTTTTTGTGTGAGATGTGTGAAATAATCGGTAAATATGGTGCCACGTCACCTaaactttttaattttgaaaaagagaGAGAGTGAAAGATACGCGGTAAATTAAAGTAAGGACgatgaatataatataataaaataaaatataaggtGGTTGGATTCGAATTCCAATGACTGTAATCAGTCTTGATTGTCTGACATCAGGATATGTGATGTTTTGGACATGCCGTCGATTTGCAGAGTAATGATTTTATGCGTGATCCTTTCAGTAAACGATTGATATCACTCGATGTTTCACCTTCTCCTTtttatgcctataaatatgaagtGAATATATCAGTCGTGTAACAATAAGAAATCattcaataaatcaaaaaaCAATATGCCGGGTCCGGGAGGTGATTTGGCAGTAGAATTCGCCGCTGCTCTAACGAGAGTAAGGTCTCGAGAGTACAAAGATGTTGTGTTCTTCCAGGTTGTTGAAGAAATGGAAACGATTGAAGAGCTGCGTCTGTTTCTCTCAACTGGCCATCCTCATGATTCTGAGAGAGACTATGCTGCCCTTGTGCAGCAATATGAAGACAAGCTGGGGTCGTCGGACCCGATGTTAGTCTTCAGTCCAGAGGGACTGTTGCTCCTCTTG
It encodes:
- the LOC140892184 gene encoding chaperone protein dnaJ 20, chloroplastic-like — translated: MNISVVSSRQLAVTQPISSFYHYSKSPISIRFSSGPGRARPKIGIRAFYTPVQTSSETLYELLGVTEKGTVSEIKKAYKTMARKYHPDVSPADRVDEHTRRFIMVQQAYETLSNPNTRASYDQDLAKGFKFGGFSTAKSYQHDQGMEEAGEWKKRWQSQLDELKRRNINKGSTGNNMSWGARMRNR